A single Candidatus Krumholzibacteriia bacterium DNA region contains:
- a CDS encoding tetratricopeptide repeat protein, which translates to MKTYRALAVYIACLLVLPFIVYAQGAGIEWDILNQEVIELYQAGKYDRAVLVAGKALEVAEQNVGPEHPDVATSLNNLALLYQAQGEYAKAEPLYKRAARIEAIER; encoded by the coding sequence ATGAAAACCTATAGAGCCCTAGCTGTGTATATCGCCTGTCTTCTGGTCTTGCCTTTCATCGTGTACGCGCAAGGTGCTGGAATCGAGTGGGACATTCTCAATCAGGAAGTGATCGAACTCTACCAGGCGGGCAAATATGACCGCGCGGTGTTGGTCGCTGGGAAAGCCCTCGAGGTCGCAGAACAGAACGTCGGCCCCGAGCATCCCGATGTAGCTACTAGCCTGAACAACCTGGCCTTGCTCTACCAGGCCCAAGGCGAGTATGCCAAGGCCGAGCCACTCTACAAGCGTGCGGCAAGGATCGAAGCTATCGAACGATGA
- a CDS encoding zinc-ribbon domain and TM2 domain-containing protein, with the protein MVVEIELGSISKERWMYCTNCGKEVLEQASACPNCGVGQRTEKKFCYSCGVETNSSQVVCVKCGVSLAMGMKGKNKVAAGVLGICLGGLGVHKFYLGSWGWGLVYLLLCWIYVPAVIGLIEGILYLLMDDAQFDAKYNKAEPSAFKW; encoded by the coding sequence GTGGTCGTAGAAATCGAGTTAGGTAGTATTTCAAAGGAGAGATGGATGTACTGTACAAACTGCGGCAAGGAAGTTCTTGAACAGGCCTCGGCGTGTCCCAACTGCGGCGTGGGTCAAAGAACAGAGAAGAAGTTCTGCTATAGCTGCGGAGTCGAGACCAACTCTTCACAAGTCGTCTGCGTGAAGTGCGGGGTGTCTCTAGCAATGGGTATGAAGGGTAAAAACAAGGTTGCGGCTGGCGTCCTCGGCATTTGCCTCGGAGGGTTGGGTGTTCACAAGTTCTATCTCGGTAGTTGGGGTTGGGGTCTGGTCTATCTTCTGCTCTGCTGGATTTATGTTCCGGCAGTCATTGGCCTTATCGAAGGAATACTCTACTTACTTATGGATGACGCGCAGTTTGATGCCAAGTACAACAAGGCCGAGCCGAGCGCTTTCAAGTGGTAG